One Vicia villosa cultivar HV-30 ecotype Madison, WI unplaced genomic scaffold, Vvil1.0 ctg.002988F_1_1, whole genome shotgun sequence genomic window carries:
- the LOC131640179 gene encoding aspartic proteinase CDR1-like, giving the protein MNTACSITLFFFVICFIFPISQALNNGFSVELIHRDSIKSPLYKPAQNKYQNIINAARRSVNRVDYLYKNSLSTSPESTIVPDNAEYLMTYSVGTPPFKLYGIADTGSDIVWLQCEPCEQCYNQTTPKFTPAKSSTYKNIPCSSNLCQSVRDSSCDDKNNCEYSISYGDRSHSQGDLSVDTLTLESTTGQSVPFPNTVIGCGTDNTVSFQGVSSGIVGLGGGPVSFITQLGSSIGGKFSYCLPPSLLVSETQSNSTTKLNFGDAAIVSGDGVVSTPIVKKDSPVFYYLTLKSFSVENKTVEFEGLSLNASGNEGNIIIDSGTTLTLLPSKIYTDLESAVVESVKLERVDDPNKIFNLCYSLTSDKYDFPLITAHFDGADVKLHPISTFVQVADGIVCFAFQSSQIGSIFGNLAQQNLLVGYDLQEKTVSFKATDCTKV; this is encoded by the coding sequence ATGAATACAGCATGCTCTATAACCTTATTTTTCTTTGTCATTTGCTTCATTTTCCCTATTTCTCAAGCACTAAACAATGGTTTTAGCGTTGAACTCATCCACCGCGATTCTATAAAATCGCCACTCTACAAACCTGCTcaaaacaaatatcaaaatattatCAATGCTGCACGTCGTTCAGTCAACCGTGTTGATTATTTATACAAAAATTCCTTGAGCACTTCACCCGAATCAACTATAGTCCCCGATAATGCTGAGTATCTCATGACGTATTCCGTTGGTACTCCACCATTTAAGCTATACGGTATAGCTGATACCGGTAGTGACATTGTTTGGCTTCAATGCGAGCCTTGTGAGCAATGTTACAATCAAACTACTCCCAAGTTTACGCCAGCAAAATCATCGACTTACAAAAACATTCCTTGCTCGTCAAACCTATGTCAATCCGTGAGAGACTCCTCTTGCGATGACAAAAATAATTGCGAGTATTCTATTTCTTACGGCGATCGATCACATTCGCAAGGAGATCTTAGTGTTGATACGCTTACATTGGAATCCACCACTGGACAATCGGTTCCTTTTCCTAATACCGTGATAGGATGTGGAACCGATAATACAGTTTCGTTTCAAGGTGTAAGCTCGGGGATAGTTGGTCTTGGAGGTGGACCGGTGTCTTTTATAACACAATTAGGATCGTCAATTGGTGGTAAATTCTCTTATTGTTTACCACCTTCTTTACTTGTGTCAGAGACTCAGTCAAACTCAACTACCAAACTCAATTTCGGAGATGCTGCTATTGTTTCTGGTGACGGAGTTGTGTCAACTCCTATAGTGAAAAAGGATTCTCCTGTTTTCTACTATCTTACCTTGAAATCATTTAGTGTCGAAAACAAGACAGTAGAATTCGAAGGGTTATCTTTGAATGCCAGCGGCAATGAGGGTAATATAATAATTGATTCAGGCACAACATTGACGCTTTTACCATCTAAAATTTACACCGACTTAGAATCAGCCGTAGTCGAATCGGTGAAACTAGAGCGAGTTGACGATCCTAACAAAATATTCAACCTTTGTTATAGTCTCACATCAGATAAATATGATTTTCCTCTAATCACCGCGCATTTCGACGGTGCAGATGTGAAGTTGCATCCTATTAGTACTTTTGTGCAAGTTGCTGATGGCATTGTTTgctttgcatttcaatcatctcAAATTGGTTCTATTTTTGGGAACTTGGCTCAACAGAATTTGTTGGTTGGTTATGACCTTCAAGAGAAGACAGTGTCGTTTAAGGCTACTGATTGTACCAAAGTCTAA
- the LOC131640177 gene encoding uncharacterized protein LOC131640177, whose translation MGFGLLWKRWMDILDFQSKMSVLVNGSPSKDFVVEKGLRQGDPLSPFLFVLVVEGLAGLVRKSLENGDYKGFEINGSCVVDILQFAVDTLILGEDSRRHVWALKAVLRAFELVSGLGINHHKSKLIGFNMPVSVVKELSRIQDNFLWDGGVEDKRRIHWGVMEPRAVRALLRLIRLENSSAVFLMETRLKKDDLGNIQFKSGFEFGYAIDYNGSSKDRSGGLILLIMAFK comes from the exons ATGGGATTTGGTTTGTTGTGGAAGAGATGGATGGATATTTTGGATTTTCAAAGTAAGATGTCCGTTTTGGTTAATGGAAGTCCGTCTAAGGACTTCGTGGTGGAGAAAGGTTTGAGGCAAGGTGACCCCTTATccccttttctctttgttttggtGGTAGAGGGTCTTGCGGGTTTAGTGAGGAAATCTTTGGAGAATGGTGATTATAAAGGTTTCGAGATTAATGGGAGTTGTGTGgttgatattcttcaatttgcggttGATACTCTTATACTTGGGGAAGATTCTAGGAGGCATGTGTGGGCTCTTAAGGCGGTGCTTAGAGCGTTTGAACTTGTTTCGGGTCTTGGCATAAATCATCACAAGAGTAAATTGATTGGTTTTAAT ATGCCGGTTTCGGTGGTTAAGGAATTATCTAGAATTCAAGATAATTTCTTGTGGGATGGCGGGGTGGAGGATAAGAGGAGgattcattgg GGGGTTATGGAGCCCCGTGCAGTTCGAGCCTTGTTAAGGCTCATCCGTTTAGAGAATTCCAGTGCAGTTTTCCTCATGGAAACCCGATTAAAGAAAGATGATCTTGGTAATATTCAATTTAAAAGCGGCTTTGAGTTTGGCTATGCTATTGACTATAATGGGTCTAGTAAGGATCGTTCTGGTGGCTTAATTCTATTGATCATGGCATTCAAGTAG